A window of the Tunturibacter empetritectus genome harbors these coding sequences:
- a CDS encoding acyltransferase family protein, with the protein MQELTTSGSSVGRLHHLDALRGLAATVVVFNHVRVIMTWATLPFIFGPLFAGGKCVVLFFVLSGYVLSLPFWVGKQLPYGRYLTRRLCRIYLPYLGVALLAAYFASKFGGAKLPLTQTYYDTWHEPITRKLVLHQLVFGSGGVTPQPLSMGFWSLKFELAISFFFPLLCWALRGPTLIGLAAALALGFEGARLPGDFGGLVMYTGAFMIGALAAKERERIYLWFRGIGTPMRYLLLGLVVVGFYAGESKNFINVLAACGVIVIADCSRVRGWLSRFFFVYLGKISYSLYLLHGTALFLCFTLLYTKVPSAIVISAYLVSAFTAAHFYAKYVEEGSIALGRRLTRGKQRKLKPEDLTQPAADNPVHPQSSDTETAAQS; encoded by the coding sequence ATGCAAGAATTGACGACTTCCGGCTCCTCTGTAGGACGCCTGCACCATCTGGACGCCTTGAGAGGATTAGCCGCGACTGTGGTGGTCTTCAATCATGTCCGCGTAATCATGACGTGGGCTACTCTTCCATTTATCTTCGGTCCTCTCTTCGCTGGCGGGAAGTGCGTTGTGCTCTTCTTTGTCCTGAGTGGCTATGTCCTTTCGCTTCCTTTTTGGGTTGGAAAGCAGCTGCCGTATGGACGATATCTGACCCGCCGTCTATGCCGGATTTATCTGCCATATCTCGGCGTAGCTCTGTTGGCAGCGTACTTCGCCTCAAAGTTTGGCGGAGCCAAACTCCCTCTGACACAGACGTACTACGATACCTGGCATGAACCGATCACACGAAAACTCGTTCTGCATCAACTTGTGTTTGGCAGTGGTGGAGTAACTCCGCAGCCACTTAGCATGGGTTTTTGGTCTCTAAAATTTGAATTGGCCATTTCGTTCTTCTTTCCTTTACTGTGCTGGGCCTTACGTGGCCCAACACTGATCGGCTTAGCGGCTGCACTTGCTCTGGGCTTCGAAGGAGCACGGCTCCCCGGTGACTTTGGTGGGCTTGTGATGTACACAGGAGCCTTCATGATAGGCGCCCTGGCCGCGAAGGAGAGAGAACGGATCTACTTGTGGTTTCGTGGAATCGGCACACCCATGCGCTATCTGCTGCTTGGCCTGGTGGTCGTAGGATTTTATGCGGGCGAAAGTAAGAACTTCATCAACGTTCTGGCAGCCTGTGGCGTCATTGTTATCGCGGATTGCAGCCGCGTTCGCGGTTGGCTCTCCCGGTTTTTCTTCGTCTACCTTGGCAAGATCTCCTACAGCCTCTACCTGCTGCATGGAACGGCCCTGTTTCTCTGTTTCACTCTGCTCTACACCAAAGTTCCTTCGGCCATCGTGATCTCCGCATATCTTGTCAGCGCATTCACAGCGGCGCACTTCTACGCCAAATATGTAGAGGAAGGCTCGATTGCGCTTGGCCGAAGGCTAACTCGTGGTAAGCAGAGGAAGCTGAAGCCTGAAGATCTCACCCAACCAGCCGCAGATAATCCGGTTCATCCGCAATCGTCCGATACCGAAACTGCCGCACAATCTTAG
- a CDS encoding PP2C family protein-serine/threonine phosphatase has translation MAFLRSSKNTAEYKQQVQTEEIKTTGLLNLVVVLAVVSVAYTDWIVVANISLGYLYVLPIALSAFINPLPITIGLAVLGSILQEFFGPIGDNTHVRIVRFIISLAGFLIVGFLVSLIAKQRGRLAAEVRRQRDEYEDDLLLAAQVQRQVLSKAPIVPGLELAAFMQTARLLGGDYYDFFQISDEIVDVVIADVSGKGAAASLLMPSLAVALRLRAHELSGPAAILKDLDECLKQITRPATFVTMFYARFNTKLRILEYASGGHNPPLLLRTSNSQSMLLEEAGPIMGILPDTQFSNTIITLEPGDILALYTDGVTEQENESEEEFSFERLTKLIQDKSSEPATTLVTDIADAVSTFAGPKEQTDDLTLVIAKLL, from the coding sequence ATGGCATTCCTCAGAAGCAGTAAAAACACTGCCGAGTACAAACAACAAGTTCAAACCGAAGAAATAAAGACCACTGGGCTGCTCAACCTGGTCGTCGTCCTCGCTGTGGTCTCCGTCGCCTACACGGACTGGATCGTCGTAGCCAACATCTCCCTCGGCTATCTTTACGTCCTTCCCATCGCCCTCAGCGCCTTCATCAACCCTCTTCCCATCACCATCGGACTCGCGGTCCTGGGTTCCATCTTGCAAGAGTTCTTCGGCCCCATCGGCGACAACACTCACGTCAGAATCGTCCGCTTCATCATTAGCCTTGCCGGCTTTCTCATCGTTGGGTTTCTTGTCAGCCTTATCGCAAAACAACGCGGCCGCCTTGCCGCCGAGGTGCGCCGCCAACGCGACGAATACGAAGACGATCTCCTCCTCGCCGCACAAGTCCAGCGCCAGGTGCTATCCAAAGCTCCTATCGTTCCGGGGCTCGAGCTCGCTGCCTTCATGCAGACCGCCCGGCTCCTCGGTGGCGACTATTACGACTTCTTCCAGATCTCCGACGAAATAGTCGATGTCGTCATAGCCGACGTCTCCGGCAAAGGCGCCGCCGCCTCTCTGCTCATGCCCTCTCTCGCCGTTGCCCTGCGTCTTCGTGCGCACGAGCTGAGCGGCCCAGCCGCAATCCTCAAAGATCTCGACGAGTGCCTCAAACAAATCACCCGTCCCGCTACCTTCGTCACCATGTTCTACGCCCGGTTCAATACGAAACTCCGCATACTGGAGTACGCCAGCGGAGGCCACAACCCACCTCTGCTCCTGCGAACCAGCAACTCCCAATCCATGCTTCTCGAGGAAGCCGGCCCCATCATGGGCATCCTGCCCGACACCCAGTTCTCGAACACGATCATCACCCTCGAACCCGGCGACATCCTCGCCCTCTACACCGACGGCGTCACCGAGCAGGAGAACGAAAGCGAAGAAGAGTTCTCGTTCGAGCGTCTTACAAAACTCATCCAGGACAAAAGTTCAGAGCCAGCCACCACCCTGGTAACCGACATCGCTGACGCCGTCTCCACCTTCGCCGGCCCCAAAGAGCAAACCGACGACCTAACCCTAGTCATCGCCAAACTCCTCTAG
- a CDS encoding redoxin domain-containing protein, which yields MSSADEVAGVLASIHAESGASLLALAEASPMLLVFLRHFGCSFCRQAISDVADLRGELARRGVRPVFVHLGTPERAKPFFEYYGLGDVERVSDPEAVVYQLPVFALPRMHPALTLLQPSVWIGWLKGAIFKHGIGAIKEDGHQMQGLFFLKGPKIVRQFRYRTIADEPDYLRLVG from the coding sequence ATGAGCTCTGCGGACGAGGTGGCGGGGGTGCTGGCTTCGATTCATGCGGAGTCGGGCGCGAGCCTGCTGGCGCTGGCGGAGGCTTCGCCTATGTTGCTGGTTTTTTTGCGACACTTTGGGTGCTCTTTTTGTCGTCAGGCGATCAGTGATGTTGCAGATCTTCGTGGTGAGTTGGCGCGGCGCGGGGTGAGACCGGTGTTTGTGCATCTGGGGACGCCGGAGCGTGCGAAGCCGTTCTTCGAGTATTACGGTCTGGGGGATGTGGAGCGGGTGAGCGATCCGGAGGCGGTGGTTTATCAACTGCCTGTGTTTGCGCTGCCGAGGATGCATCCGGCGCTGACGTTGTTGCAACCTTCGGTGTGGATTGGGTGGTTGAAGGGTGCGATCTTCAAGCATGGGATCGGGGCGATCAAAGAAGACGGCCATCAGATGCAAGGGCTCTTCTTTTTGAAGGGGCCTAAGATTGTGCGGCAGTTTCGGTATCGGACGATTGCGGATGAACCGGATTATCTGCGGCTGGTTGGGTGA
- a CDS encoding sigma 54-interacting transcriptional regulator produces MKPRLLAISGSLTGTVRELSDSPISVGRLEVNQLCLADPAVSRKHCTIQPVEWQNSLSQNSQGQNSQYELVDLDSRCGTFVNGMPVLRRSLDHGDTIRIGSASFLYLTHEDEPATPRRRSTDFSSSPSSETKKVAPPAGLPQLGVGVGRMARDLTALFGISNVINSIRDAQLLQRELLQLIFEVVPADEGAVVLLTDFEEESLEICTWNRLTGATSNLEIKKDIVHRAFWERTAVQTDANPDEGETQNILCLPLVAIERTIGVLYLTSLPPAPPFAEDHLYFLDSASRIAAVTLENILALDSLRSENSKLKRQLNTATNLVGESRQIRQVSDFISRVAQSDATVLIRGESGTGKEVIARSIHQSSPRSELPFIAINCAAIPETLLESELFGHEKGAYTGALGMRKGKLESAEDGTLFLDEIGELAPPMQAKLLRVLQQREFERVGGTHSVPFKARVLAATNKDLELAIKSKEFRQDLYYRLNVVSVSVPPLREHSEDIPLLALYFASKYAQKNKRPFKGISSEARSLLLGYSWPGNVRELENAIEHAIVLGLTEEILAEDLPTIILEQQSAKLAGAKYHDVLNESKKEMILNALQDAKGSYPEAARTLGIHPKYLHRLARNFNLKSDPP; encoded by the coding sequence ATGAAACCGCGGCTCCTTGCCATCTCCGGCTCGCTGACCGGAACCGTTCGTGAGCTGAGCGACAGCCCCATCTCGGTTGGCCGACTCGAAGTAAACCAGCTATGCCTCGCCGACCCGGCGGTCTCTCGAAAACACTGCACCATCCAACCTGTCGAATGGCAGAACAGCCTGAGCCAAAACAGTCAGGGCCAAAATAGCCAATATGAGCTCGTCGACCTCGACAGCAGATGCGGCACCTTCGTCAATGGGATGCCCGTCCTGCGCCGATCCCTGGATCACGGCGACACCATCCGCATCGGCAGCGCCAGCTTCCTCTATCTCACACACGAAGACGAACCCGCTACTCCCAGAAGACGCTCAACCGACTTCTCTTCAAGCCCATCGTCCGAAACAAAAAAAGTCGCGCCTCCCGCAGGGCTCCCGCAACTGGGAGTTGGAGTCGGACGCATGGCTCGCGACCTCACTGCCCTCTTCGGAATCAGTAACGTCATCAACTCCATCCGCGACGCTCAGCTTCTCCAGCGCGAACTGCTGCAACTCATCTTTGAAGTCGTACCTGCAGACGAAGGAGCCGTAGTTCTGCTCACCGACTTCGAAGAAGAATCGCTTGAAATCTGCACCTGGAACCGCCTTACCGGTGCGACCTCAAATCTGGAAATCAAAAAAGACATCGTTCATCGCGCATTCTGGGAGCGTACAGCCGTCCAGACCGACGCAAATCCAGACGAAGGCGAAACCCAGAACATCCTCTGCCTGCCGCTGGTCGCCATAGAACGAACCATCGGCGTCCTCTATCTCACCTCTCTCCCGCCCGCCCCGCCCTTCGCTGAAGACCACCTCTACTTCCTCGACTCCGCGTCCCGAATCGCAGCCGTAACCCTCGAAAACATCCTCGCCCTCGATTCCCTGCGCTCAGAAAACTCAAAGCTGAAACGGCAGCTCAACACCGCCACCAACCTCGTCGGCGAAAGCCGCCAGATCCGCCAGGTCAGCGACTTCATCTCCCGCGTCGCACAGAGCGACGCCACCGTCCTCATTCGCGGCGAGAGCGGCACCGGCAAAGAGGTCATCGCACGCTCCATCCACCAGAGCAGCCCAAGAAGCGAACTTCCCTTCATCGCCATCAACTGCGCCGCCATCCCCGAGACGCTGCTCGAAAGCGAGCTCTTCGGCCACGAGAAGGGCGCCTACACCGGAGCACTCGGCATGCGCAAGGGCAAACTCGAATCCGCCGAAGACGGAACCCTCTTCCTCGACGAGATCGGCGAACTCGCTCCTCCCATGCAGGCCAAGCTTCTCCGCGTCCTCCAGCAAAGAGAGTTCGAGCGCGTCGGCGGAACCCACTCCGTCCCCTTCAAAGCCCGCGTCCTCGCTGCAACCAACAAGGATCTCGAGCTGGCCATCAAGTCCAAAGAGTTTCGCCAGGACCTCTACTACCGTCTCAACGTAGTCTCCGTCTCCGTCCCCCCGCTGCGCGAACACAGCGAAGACATCCCCCTGCTCGCCCTTTACTTCGCCTCAAAGTACGCACAGAAAAACAAGCGCCCCTTCAAAGGCATCTCCTCCGAAGCACGCTCCCTGCTGCTCGGCTACAGCTGGCCCGGCAACGTCCGCGAACTCGAGAACGCCATCGAGCACGCCATCGTCCTCGGCCTCACCGAAGAGATCCTCGCCGAAGACCTTCCCACTATCATCCTCGAGCAGCAGTCCGCAAAACTCGCAGGAGCCAAGTACCACGACGTCCTGAACGAATCAAAAAAGGAGATGATCCTCAACGCCCTTCAAGACGCCAAAGGAAGCTACCCTGAAGCCGCACGCACCCTCGGCATCCACCCCAAGTACCTCCACCGCCTCGCACGAAACTTCAACCTGAAATCCGATCCTCCCTGA
- a CDS encoding NupC/NupG family nucleoside CNT transporter, with amino-acid sequence MSRFTGLLGLITFLGLAYAFSTNRRAIRWRTVAWGLGLQILFAFLVIKWNAGQAILRNISNVITSLLAHSVDGSSLVFGPLGIPGRPFAVLAFAVLPTIIFVSAFFAIMYHVGLMQYIIRVVAWIMQRTMGTSGAESTNVAASIFMGQTEAPLTIRPFLAGATRSELMVIMTSGMAHVSGGIMAAYISFGINAQDLLSAVIMTAPGTILVAKMLVPETEVPATIGTVHMPPNEEHKNENFIAAVARGTIDGGRLAFNVAIMLISFVALVGLFNAIMLGISNFLWAHGHIPFPHSLNAILGVIGAPVAWLIGVPWHDAHTIGNLLGTRTMINEFVAFTQLGAIKSTLAPRTFSIATFALCGFANVGSIGMQIGGIGALVPNRRNDLAQLGLRAMLAGTMANLMSASIVSMLIK; translated from the coding sequence TTGTCCCGATTCACCGGTCTGCTCGGCCTCATCACCTTCCTCGGCCTCGCCTATGCCTTCTCCACCAACCGCCGCGCCATCCGCTGGCGCACCGTGGCCTGGGGACTCGGCCTGCAGATCCTCTTCGCCTTCCTCGTCATCAAATGGAACGCCGGCCAGGCCATCCTCCGCAACATCTCGAACGTCATCACCTCACTCCTCGCACACTCCGTCGACGGCTCCTCCCTCGTCTTCGGTCCTCTCGGCATCCCCGGCCGCCCCTTCGCCGTCCTCGCCTTCGCCGTCCTCCCCACCATCATCTTCGTCAGCGCCTTCTTCGCCATCATGTACCACGTCGGCCTCATGCAGTACATCATCCGCGTCGTCGCATGGATCATGCAGCGGACGATGGGTACCTCTGGCGCCGAATCCACCAACGTCGCCGCCAGCATCTTCATGGGACAGACCGAAGCCCCCCTCACCATCCGTCCCTTCCTCGCCGGCGCCACCCGCTCCGAACTCATGGTCATCATGACCTCCGGCATGGCCCATGTCTCCGGCGGCATCATGGCCGCTTACATCAGCTTCGGCATTAACGCCCAAGATCTCCTCTCCGCTGTCATCATGACCGCACCCGGCACCATCCTCGTCGCCAAGATGCTCGTCCCCGAAACCGAAGTCCCCGCCACCATCGGCACCGTCCACATGCCGCCCAACGAAGAACACAAAAACGAAAACTTCATCGCCGCCGTCGCCCGCGGCACCATCGACGGCGGCCGCCTCGCCTTCAACGTCGCCATCATGCTCATCAGCTTCGTCGCTCTCGTCGGCCTCTTCAACGCCATCATGCTGGGCATCTCCAACTTTCTTTGGGCCCACGGCCACATCCCCTTCCCCCACTCCCTCAACGCCATCCTCGGCGTCATCGGAGCACCCGTCGCCTGGCTCATCGGCGTCCCCTGGCACGACGCCCACACCATCGGCAACCTCCTCGGCACCCGCACCATGATCAACGAGTTCGTCGCCTTCACCCAACTCGGCGCCATCAAATCCACCCTCGCCCCGCGTACCTTCTCCATCGCCACCTTCGCCCTCTGCGGCTTCGCCAACGTAGGCAGCATCGGCATGCAGATCGGCGGCATCGGCGCACTCGTCCCCAACCGCCGCAACGACCTCGCCCAGCTAGGCCTCCGCGCCATGCTCGCCGGAACCATGGCCAACCTCATGTCCGCCAGCATCGTCTCCATGCTTATCAAATAA